GCGTAAAATCTTAAAAACGTTGAAAATACGTATCATATCGTAAGATAATCGAACAcccatattttttcatgcataatcaattaagcacacatattatgatgtgTATGATGTTTAAGAGAGTTTAGGAACGTGCCTTTGAGTTTATTGTTGTTTAtgagattgaaatttgatagaaagaacaagaataaaataaagaaaacggcTTGTAGAGGCAAATATTGAAGATTTTCTCCTTAAGAAGAATTTGCCCCTCACAATGTGCTAAAGGTTTGTGGCAATCTTCTTCCAAAATACAACTACAACTCTTGGATAATGAGCACTTAAATATCCAAGTTCTATAATAAGAAAATGAATGGAACTCTCTCTTGTTGAAGAAGGAAGAAGAACAATATGCAAATGAAATTATGtgtttttgatttttaaataaaacaagcATTTAATTTTTTCATGTGAAAAGACATGATCTTTCATTCATAAGGGTGTCCCTTGGCATTTGTAACTGACCACAACCATCAAACAATGCCAAGAAATGAAAAAATGCCAGAAAAATCCAAAGAGATGCCTGTGTGGTCGCCCTGCGTGCGCGCGCTGCCGAGCGCTCTCAGCAACGGTCTCGGCAGGCGCACGCACCCGCCCGCAGATCCACGCATGGGTGCGTGCCTGCTACTGTTcatcgattttttttaattcggTTTCCGTCCCTTACATATTCTGACTACTCGTTTGAAGTTCTTTTAACATTCGATGAACTCGTTTCGAGTTTAATTCAGAACCTCCAAACTTATTATTCGTTCATTAAGCTTCGTTCTTCGTTTCGAATTTTTCCAATCTAACACATTGATTAatttgcttaattttcattcattaagcatcaaaattatccaacaatcccccacatgaatgaaattaatgcatgaatgcTCGTGATGCATAAGAGAGAGTATATATGAAAAATTATCACATCAGGAGAGGTGGCTTTTGGCTTTGAGACTTCCCTAGTGGAATACAATCGGATTTACAAGGCCACGAAGGAAGTTGATGTCTTGAACTTCTTGGCAGTTCATGTAAACCCAGACAACTGTACCCACATGATAACCTTCCTTCCATTTCCATTTTGTTTTATCGGTTGTGTTCGTTTTGGCCATGGAACACATATTGGCTTCATACGTGTTTTATCGAGGCGGCCCGTCCTCACACGTACATAGGTGATCTCCTTGTAAAAAAGGTATCCTACTTACCCCGCTTTTTCAAGCTacataatcattaaaagtacaataattaaCCTCACTACCTTTGTAGGAAACTTCACTCATCGTCTTAGGAATGAGGAGTGATTTCTCAAGTTCTCATAACTTAGTTGTCCCATTGAACCAAGATCTTGGGATCTCCAATCAACAAGGTTGGGTTGCCACTATGAAAACTTTATTTGGTAGGTTTTAAACACATTTCTCTTGACAGACAGTACATTTGATCTCTATTTAATGCTTTTGTAAGCTGATCCGCTAAGTTATCTTTTGATTTAATATAATCAACGGATATAACTCCATTAGATATCAACTCTCGCACAGTATTATGTCTTCGACGATTATGTCGAGACTTTCCATTATACATACTGTTTTGTGCCCTTTCAATTGCCGACTGACTGTTGCAATATATCAAGATTGTTGGCACTGGATTTGTCCAACACGGAATGTCCTCTAGAAAGTTACGAAGTCATTCAACTTCTTCTGCAGCTTTATCTAGCGCTATGAACTCCGATTCCATAGTAGATCTAGCAATGCAAGTTTGTTTCGATGACCTCCAAGAGACTGCTCCTCCACCAATGCTAAATATATAGCCGCTGGTGGATTTGGAGTCCTTGTTGTCAGATATCCAATTTGAATCACAGTATTCTTCAAGTACTGCAGGATACCTTGTGTAATGTAATCCATATTCTGAGGTGTGCTTTAAATATCTAAGCACCCTTTTCAACGTCTTCCTGTGTTCATCACTAGAGTTACTTGTAAAACAACTTAACTTGTTAACCGCACAAGCTATGTCAGGTCTAGTACAATTAGTGATGTACATAAGGCTTCCAATAATTCTGGAGTATTCCAGTTGGGAAACTGGTTCTGCACGATTCTTTGCCAAATGGACATTCACGTCTAAAGGCATTTTTACTGGGGTAGAGTCATAAGCATTAAACTTCTTCTACACTGTTTCTACATAATGAGAATGAGATAGGACTATTGCTTCTGGAGTTCTAAAGATTTTAATCCCTAGAATTACATCAGCAATACCCATATCTTTCATGTAAAAATGTTTTGTCAACATTTTCTTTGTACCCTTAATCAACTCTTGGTTATTCCCCATTATTagcatgtcatccacatatagacATACTATCACATAAGATTCTCGAGTTCCTTTAATGTAAACACATTTGTCACACTCATTAATCTTAAATTCATTGGACAAAATTACCTTGTCAAATTTTTCGTGCCACTTcttgggagcttgtttaagtccGTATAGTGACTTAATTAAACGGAAGACCTTTCTTTCTCGTCCTTTAACTATGAAGACTTCAGGTTGctctatatatatttcttcttcaagttcaCCATTTAAGAATGCtgttttaacatccatttgatgtaTCTCAAGGTTATGCAAAGTTGCAATGGCAATGAGCACACGAATGGATGTTATTCTTGAAATTTGTGAATACGTGAAGAAGAAATCATGACCTTCTCTTTGTCTATAGCCTTTGGCCACAAGCCTGGATTTGTTTTTTTCAATACTTCCATCAATTCTACTtttctttttcaatatccatttGCATCCCAATGGCTTGGTACCTGGTGGAAGATCCACTAGTTCCCAATTATGGTTTTGCAAAATGGAATCAATTTCATCGGTGATGACTTCTTTCCAATAAGGAGGTTCAGGGCTAGCCAGAGCATCTTGTATGTCCTTTGGTTCAATCTCCAACATAAAAGTATGGAAGTTTGGACCAAAGGACTTTGAGATTCTAGCCTTTTTGCTTCTTCTTGGCTCTTGCTCATTTGAAGAGCATTCCAATGGTATAGCATTTTCATTTAGAG
This sequence is a window from Primulina tabacum isolate GXHZ01 chromosome 17, ASM2559414v2, whole genome shotgun sequence. Protein-coding genes within it:
- the LOC142530444 gene encoding secreted RxLR effector protein 161-like translates to MPLDVNVHLAKNRAEPVSQLEYSRIIGSLMYITNCTRPDIACAVNKLSCFTSNSSDEHRKTLKRVLRYLKHTSEYGLHYTRYPAVLEEYCDSNWISDNKDSKSTSGYIFSIGGGAVSWRSSKQTCIARSTMESEFIALDKAAEEVE